The genomic segment AAAATTCTATCGAATAATTCAATGCAAAATACTGAGGAAACTGCTCCACTATTACATAGGTAGCTTGTACTCCTGACTAAGTATTTTATTTCCTCTAGCTTATCATTCAATCCATCATTTTCTATTTACTCGTTAGACATATAATAGTTTAACAAACTAGCAAATGACTCCAGATTACTCCTTAGCTTGTTTTCGGCAGAGAATAGGACTAAAATAGTCCCATTTCAGATGGATACAATAAAAAATTAATTTTATATGTTAAGGCTCAGCAAACTAACCGACTATGCCGTGGTCATCATGGCATATTTATCACAGCATCCTGGAATTGCCATTAATGCTAAAAGCATTGCCGAGCATACTGGCATCTCTTTGCCTACCGCTAGCAAATTACTGAAACGCTTAAGTCATGAAGGCCTTTTGCAGGCTAATCGGGGTATTAAAGGGGGCTACCAGCTCGCCTATCCGGCGACGGATATTTCACTGGGAACCGTGATTCAAACATTGGAAGGCCAAATTGCTCTTACCGAATGTAGCCATAACCTACGAGCTTGTGGCTTAGAAAAACAGTGTACGATCCGCGATAACTGGCGTAGGATTAGCGCCTTTATTCAATCGACGTTCATGCAGATTAGTTTGGCGGACCTCATCCAGCCACTTAAGCCGAGCCAATTAGAAACAATAACAAGCTACCCTCTTTTGCAACCAGAGAACACCCCATGACCCAAGTTGCTTTAAACAAATTATTACAACAAGATTATCAACATGGCTTTGTCAGTGATATCGCGTCGGATACTTTACCCTGCGGCCTGAATGAGGACGTTATTCGTCATATTTCAGCGAAAAAAAATGAACCTGAATTTTTGTTAGCTTGGCGTTTAAAAGCCTACCGCCATTGGTTAACGTTAACCGAACCGCACTGGGCTGATTATATGCATTATCCCGCTATCGACTACCAAGCGATTAGCTATTATTCGGCACCCAAAATAAAAAAACAGCTAAATAGTTTAGATGAAGTCGATCCGGAGTTATTACGTACTTATGATAAATTGGGTATTTCGCTTAGAGAACAAGAACGCTTATCCAATGTTGCGGTAGATGCGGTCTTTGACAGTATTTCTGTCGCTACTACGTTTAAAGAAAAATTGCATACGATGGGAATCTTATTCTGTTCCTTTTCCGAAGCTGTGCAAGAATATCCCGAACTGATTAAAAAATACTTAGGCACCGTTGTACCCTATACCGACAATTTTTATGCCTGCTTAAATGCAGCAGTGTTTACCGATGGATCCTTTTGCTACATTCCACCGGGCACACGCTGTCCGATGGAGTTATCCACCTATTTTCGAATTAATGCCGCCAATACTGGCCAGTTTGAACGCACCTTGATCGTCGCCGATGCAGGCAGCTATGTCAGTTATTTAGAAGGATGTACCGCGCCACAGCGTGATGAAAACCAATTGCATGCTGCTGTGGTTGAGTTGATCGCGCTAGATCATGCACAGATTAAATATTCAACGGTGCAAAATTGGTATCCTGGCGATAAAGATGGCAAAGGTGGGATTTATAATTTTGTCACTAAACGTGGCCATTGTCGCGGCGTGCAGTCAAAAATTTCTTGGACACAAGTCGAAACCGGCTCAGCCATTACTTGGAAATATCCAAGTGTTATTCTGCAAGGTGATGCTTCTGTCGGCGAGTTTTACTCGGTTGCACTGACCAACCATAGACAACAAGCCGATACCGGAACCAAGATGATACATATTGGTAAAAATACTAAAAGTACCATTTTATCGAAAGGAATTAGTGCCGGCCATGGTCAAAACAGTTATCGTGGTTTAGTTAAAATAGCAGAAACAGCCGATAATGCGCGTAATTATACGCAATGCGATTCACTTTTAATTGGCGGTAACTGCAAAGCACATACCTTCCCTAGTATCGAAGTTAAAAATCCAAGTGCACAGATAGAACATGAAGCCTCGGCTTCGAAAATTAGTGAAGATCAACTGTTTTATTGTTTACAACGCGGCCTAGATAGTGAAGAAGCACTTTCATTGATCGTGAATGGTTTTTGCAAAGCAGTATTTAAAGAATTACCCATGGAATTTGCTGTCGAAGCACAGAAATTATTGGGTTTAAGTTTGGAAGGTAGTATCGGATAATTAATTACTCATTTTATGCACAGTAAAAAATATAGAAAATCCGTCATAGCGAGGCCGAAACGAAGTGGCGGCCGTGTCTATCCAGAAAAAAATAAGACTTTCAATGGATTGCCGCGCGCTACGCGCTCGCAATGACAATTAATATTTAACGCTCGCAATGACGATTAATTTTGCGCTCGCGACGAAAAATTTTAAGTGTGTTTAATCTATTCATTTAATGATAAGACGAAGAAAAATATGTTAACTATTAAAAATCTACACGCAGAAATCGATAACAAAAAAATATTACAGGGAATTAACCTACACATAAAACCCGGTGAAATACACGCGATCATGGGCCCTAATGGTTCGGGTAAAAGTACTTTAGCCAATGTTTTAGCCGGACGTGGCAACTACACACTCGCGGGCGAAATTAACTATTTAGGTGAAGATTTAACTCAGCTGTCACCTGAGCTGCGCGCACGTGCCGGATTATTTTTAGCGTTTCAATATCCCGTCGAAATTCCCGGCGTCAGTAATGTTTACTTATTGAAAGCTTCGTTAAATGCTATCCGTAAAGCGCGCGGTGAAACTGAACTTGATGCCATGGATTTTTTAAAACTGATTAAAGAAAAACTAAAATTTGTCGAAATGGATCAAGATTTTCTGTATCGATCGGTCAACACCGGCTTTTCGGGCGGTGAGAAAAAACGCAATGAAATATTGCAAATGGCACTATTAGAACCCAAATTAGCTATTTTAGATGAAACCGATTCTGGTTTAGATATTGATGCCTTAAAAATAATTGCGCAAGGCGTGAATAATCTACGTTCTCCACAACGCGCTATGGTATTAATTACACATTATCAACGTTTGCTCGATTACATTAAACCGGATCATGTACATATACTGGCGGGTGGAAAAATTATTCGTTCGGGTGACTTTTCTTTAGCACAAACCTTAGAAAAAGAAGGTTATACCGCTATTTTACAAGAAGAATCGTTGGTGTAGAACATGTTAAATAATAATAAAAATCATGATGCTAACGCGATAGCCCATTACACAAGCGAATACCAACGCGTTGAAAATGAATTAATTGGTTATGATCAAAAATATTTAAGTCGATTACGACGGGATGCATTAGCGCAATTCTCCACACTCGGCTTTCCTAGTAAAAAACACGCTGATTGGAAATACACGTCTTTAAATACCTTACGTCAAACTCCCTATTCTATTACACCTAAGCCATGTCACCTCGATACAACAACATTAGATTTACCTTGCAGTGATTATCGCTTAGTGTTCGTCAATGGTTTTTTTGCTGCACATTTATCCTCGATAGCAGTGCTAGCGGGTAATAGTAAAATAAGCAATTTAGCTACGATGCTGGATCAAGAACCCGAACAATTAAGTGCAAGCTGGAAACCTAACGCAGTAGTAGAAAAAAATAGTTTCACGCATTTAAACACCGCCTTTTTTCAAGATGGTGCGTATATTTATTTGGCGGCTAACACGCATTTAAATTCACCGATAGAAATTCTGTTTATCAACACCGATACAACGCCGCAGCGTTTTATTGCATTACGCAATATCATTATTGCTGAAGAAAATAGCCAAGCCATTATCGTCGAAAAATATATCGATATGACGCCGGAAAATAACGCGCATTATTTTCTGAATACGGTAACAGAATGTCGTTTAGGCGCCAATAGTCATATTCAACATTACAAAAGCATCACCGAAAGTAAACCAGCGCAACATGTGGGCCATCTTTGTGTGACACAACAAAAAAACAGCCAATTTTCTGCCTATTCATTAGCTTTAAGCGGCCTGTTAATTCGTAGCGATGTCTCGGTTAAATTATTGGCGCCGCAGGCACATTGTCAATTAAAAGGTCTTTATTATGCTTCAGACCGGCAGCAAGTCGACCACTGTACGCAGATCGAGCATGTTAGTCCGCAGACCAGCAGCGAAGAATTTTACAAGGGTATTATTGATGAACAGGCCCGTGCTAGCTTTAATGGTAAACTAATAGTACGCGAACGAGCTATCTTATCCAAAGCGCAGCAACTGAATAAAAATTTATTATTGTCAGCGCATGCCGAAGTGAATAGTAAACCACAGCTAGAAATATTTACCGATGATATTCAGTGTACGCACGGTGCGAGTATCGGTCAGCTCGATAAAGATGCACTATTTTATTTACGTGCGCGTGGATTAACGGCAGCGGAAGCGACGGATTTACTCGTTAAAGCCTTTATCCAAGACATCATCGAACAAATGCCATTGTTTAGAAATGTTATTTTACCTCGTTTAATTAAAAACACGTATGAAAACGTTTGACGTAAAAAAAATAAGAGCGGATTTCCCTATTTTACAACAAAAAATAAAGGGTAAGCCTTTAGTGTATCTGGATAATGCCGCGAGCACACAAAAACCTAACTCGGTTATCAAACGTTTAGATTATTTTTATCGTCATGAAAATAGTAATGTGCATCGCGGTATTCATACTTTAAGTGAATTAGCTACTGAAGAATTTGAAAAAAGCCGTGAAAAAGTTCAACAATTTATTCATGCAAAATCTTTTGCCGAAATTATTTTTGTACGGGGCACGACTGAAGCTATTAATTTAGTCGCGCAAACCTATGGTCTAAGCCAGATCCAAGCGGACGATGAAATAATTATTTCGCATATGGAACATCATGCCAACATTGTACCTTGGCAAATATTATGCGCGCAAACCGGCGCCAAACTTAAAGTTATTCCGATTAATGATGCCGGTGAGCTGATCCTAGAAGAATACCAACGTTTACTTAATCCAAAAACCAAACTGGTCGCGATATGCCATATTTCCAATACCTTAGGAACCATTAATCCTATTAAACAAATCATCGAGTGGGCCCATGCTAACAGCCCCGAAACCAAAGTATTGATCGATGGTGCACAGGCGGTGGCGCATCAAAAAGTAGATGTGCAAGCGTTAGACTGCGACTTTTATACCTTTTCTGGGCATAAATTATTTGCGCCGACGGGTATTGGTGTTTTATATGGTAAACAAGATTTATTATCCGCCATGCCACCCTATCAAGGCGGCGGTAGTATGATTACCGAAGTGCAATTAGAAAAAAGTTATTACCGCGAACCGCCGTATAAATTTGAAGCTGGCACGCCGCATATTGCCGGTGCTATTGGCCTAGGAGCTGCCATAGACTATCTTAATCAATTAGATTTTGAGGCCGTGCACCAGCATGAACAACAGTTACTCGATTATGCGACAGCGGGTATAAAAACCATAGCGGGATTGCATTTGATAGGCACCGCTAAACAAAAAACAGCCATTTTGAATTTTACGATTAGCGACTCACGTGGGATGCGCATCCATGGACATGATATCAGTGACGTTTTGAATACCGAAGTCGGCGTTGCTGTGCGCGCCGGTCAACATTGTACTATGCCGCTCATGCAACGTTTTAATGTCGATTCTACGGTACGCGCCTCGCTAGCGTTGTATAATAATAAAGAAGATATTGACGCCTTAATCAGCGGTTTACAGACTTTAAAACAATTGTTTAAATAAAAATAAAAGACCTCATGCCTAAGCAAGTGATAGGCTTGCGTTCGAGGCAAACGATAACCGAGGACCGGAGTTTACCTAAGTAAATGGGGACCGTAGAGTAGCGTTTAACGATGAAATCGAGCCTGTAACGCAGGTTATGAAAGAGGTCTAAGATGATGTCAGATTTACGTGAACTATACCAAGAAATGATCCTAGATCACGGGCGTAACCCGCGGCATCATCATGCAATGCCTTTGGCAAATCGGCAAGCCGATGGTTACAATCAATTCTGCGGCGATCGTTTAACGGTCTATCTTAAAATAGAAGGTGATAAAATTACATCGATTAGTTTTCAAGGCTCAGGTTGCGCCATTTCAATGGCATCCGCCTCTTTGATGTCGGAATTATTGTCTGGAAAAACGCTCAGCGAAGCAGAAACTTTGTTTGAAATTTTTCATCAATTATTGACTAATGAATCCACACCCGATCAATTGCACGATCTCGAAAAATTAGCCATCTTTGCAGGTGTTAAAGCTTATCCCGCGCGCGTCAAATGTGCCACATTGGCTTGGCATACTTTACTCGCGGCGTTAAAACAGAAAAATGAATTAGTTTCTACCGAAAAATAAAATATTCTCGCCTTATTG from the Rickettsiella endosymbiont of Aleochara curtula genome contains:
- a CDS encoding SUF system Fe-S cluster assembly regulator; this translates as MLRLSKLTDYAVVIMAYLSQHPGIAINAKSIAEHTGISLPTASKLLKRLSHEGLLQANRGIKGGYQLAYPATDISLGTVIQTLEGQIALTECSHNLRACGLEKQCTIRDNWRRISAFIQSTFMQISLADLIQPLKPSQLETITSYPLLQPENTP
- the sufB gene encoding Fe-S cluster assembly protein SufB produces the protein MTQVALNKLLQQDYQHGFVSDIASDTLPCGLNEDVIRHISAKKNEPEFLLAWRLKAYRHWLTLTEPHWADYMHYPAIDYQAISYYSAPKIKKQLNSLDEVDPELLRTYDKLGISLREQERLSNVAVDAVFDSISVATTFKEKLHTMGILFCSFSEAVQEYPELIKKYLGTVVPYTDNFYACLNAAVFTDGSFCYIPPGTRCPMELSTYFRINAANTGQFERTLIVADAGSYVSYLEGCTAPQRDENQLHAAVVELIALDHAQIKYSTVQNWYPGDKDGKGGIYNFVTKRGHCRGVQSKISWTQVETGSAITWKYPSVILQGDASVGEFYSVALTNHRQQADTGTKMIHIGKNTKSTILSKGISAGHGQNSYRGLVKIAETADNARNYTQCDSLLIGGNCKAHTFPSIEVKNPSAQIEHEASASKISEDQLFYCLQRGLDSEEALSLIVNGFCKAVFKELPMEFAVEAQKLLGLSLEGSIG
- the sufC gene encoding Fe-S cluster assembly ATPase SufC, which encodes MLTIKNLHAEIDNKKILQGINLHIKPGEIHAIMGPNGSGKSTLANVLAGRGNYTLAGEINYLGEDLTQLSPELRARAGLFLAFQYPVEIPGVSNVYLLKASLNAIRKARGETELDAMDFLKLIKEKLKFVEMDQDFLYRSVNTGFSGGEKKRNEILQMALLEPKLAILDETDSGLDIDALKIIAQGVNNLRSPQRAMVLITHYQRLLDYIKPDHVHILAGGKIIRSGDFSLAQTLEKEGYTAILQEESLV
- the sufD gene encoding Fe-S cluster assembly protein SufD: MLNNNKNHDANAIAHYTSEYQRVENELIGYDQKYLSRLRRDALAQFSTLGFPSKKHADWKYTSLNTLRQTPYSITPKPCHLDTTTLDLPCSDYRLVFVNGFFAAHLSSIAVLAGNSKISNLATMLDQEPEQLSASWKPNAVVEKNSFTHLNTAFFQDGAYIYLAANTHLNSPIEILFINTDTTPQRFIALRNIIIAEENSQAIIVEKYIDMTPENNAHYFLNTVTECRLGANSHIQHYKSITESKPAQHVGHLCVTQQKNSQFSAYSLALSGLLIRSDVSVKLLAPQAHCQLKGLYYASDRQQVDHCTQIEHVSPQTSSEEFYKGIIDEQARASFNGKLIVRERAILSKAQQLNKNLLLSAHAEVNSKPQLEIFTDDIQCTHGASIGQLDKDALFYLRARGLTAAEATDLLVKAFIQDIIEQMPLFRNVILPRLIKNTYENV
- a CDS encoding cysteine desulfurase: MKTFDVKKIRADFPILQQKIKGKPLVYLDNAASTQKPNSVIKRLDYFYRHENSNVHRGIHTLSELATEEFEKSREKVQQFIHAKSFAEIIFVRGTTEAINLVAQTYGLSQIQADDEIIISHMEHHANIVPWQILCAQTGAKLKVIPINDAGELILEEYQRLLNPKTKLVAICHISNTLGTINPIKQIIEWAHANSPETKVLIDGAQAVAHQKVDVQALDCDFYTFSGHKLFAPTGIGVLYGKQDLLSAMPPYQGGGSMITEVQLEKSYYREPPYKFEAGTPHIAGAIGLGAAIDYLNQLDFEAVHQHEQQLLDYATAGIKTIAGLHLIGTAKQKTAILNFTISDSRGMRIHGHDISDVLNTEVGVAVRAGQHCTMPLMQRFNVDSTVRASLALYNNKEDIDALISGLQTLKQLFK
- the sufU gene encoding Fe-S cluster assembly sulfur transfer protein SufU translates to MMSDLRELYQEMILDHGRNPRHHHAMPLANRQADGYNQFCGDRLTVYLKIEGDKITSISFQGSGCAISMASASLMSELLSGKTLSEAETLFEIFHQLLTNESTPDQLHDLEKLAIFAGVKAYPARVKCATLAWHTLLAALKQKNELVSTEK